A single region of the Aptenodytes patagonicus chromosome 7, bAptPat1.pri.cur, whole genome shotgun sequence genome encodes:
- the SYT12 gene encoding synaptotagmin-12 — MDNGHVSRYRLSVTTSPPRWEIGIYAAGALALLGIAAVNLWKLWRSGSYPAPSPFPNYDYRYLEQKYGAAYSDVKHKRGMAPGSQRALDKTSPIRKTSLRADDTFESINELGSLELMSKDLGLAPYGPLKKSISADSLSSISSIGNNFGQDFTVGQVEVSMEYDGKAATLHVTLLQGKDLLEKEDARFESCFMRISLLPAEQIVGISRIQRSAYTVAFDERFSIPLDPVALEENSLRFSVFGIDEDERNVSTGVAELKLSDLDLAVRPFNAWLYLQDMNKAVDTVGEILLSLSYLPTAERLTVVVVKAKNLVWTNGKVTADPFVKVYLLQDGRKISKKKTVVKRDDTNPVFNEAMIFSVPAIVLQDLSLRVTVAECGEDGHADNTGHVLIGPAASGMGITHWNQMLATLRKPVSMWHPLRRN; from the exons ATGGACAACGGTCACGTAAGCAGATACCGCTTAAGTG TCACCACGAGCCCACCTCGGTGGGAGATCGGCATCTACGCCGCTGGTGCCTTGGCACTGCTGGGGATAGCCGCCGTCAACCTCTGGAAGCTCTGGCGCTCCGGCAGCTACCCGgcgccttcccccttccccaacTACGACTACCGATACCTGGAGCAAAAGTACGGGGCGGCGTATTCGGATGTCAAACACAAG CGAGGGATGGCCCCGGGCTCGCAGAGGGCGCTGGATAAGACCTCACCCATCCGCAAGACCAGCCTGCGGGCAGATGACACCTTCGAGAGCATTAACGAGCTGGGGAGCCTGGAGCTGATGAGCAAAGACCTGGGCTTGGCCCCCTATGGCCCCTTGAAGAAATCTATCTCGGCTGACTCCCTCAGCTCCATCTCCTCCATCGGGAACAACTTTGGGCAGGATTTCACGGTGGGCCAGGTGGAGGTCTCCATGGAGTACGACGGGAAGGCGGCCACCTTGCACGTGACGCTGCTGCAGGGCAAGGacctgctggagaaggaggaCGCTCGCTTTGAGTCCTGCTTCATGCGCATCAGCCTGCTCCCGGCCGAGCAGATCGTCGGCATCTCCCGG ATTCAGCGGAGTGCCTACACCGTGGCCTTCGACGAGCGCTTCTCCATCCCGCTGGACCCGGTGGCGCTGGAGGAGAACAGCCTGCGCTTCTCCGTCTTCGGCATTGACGAGGACGAGAGAAATGTCAGCACTGGCGTGGCCGAGCTCAAACTCTCTGACCTGGACCTGGCCGTGCGTCCCTTCAACGCCTGGCTCTACCTGCAGGACATGAACAAG GCGGTGGACACGGTGGGGGAGATCCTGCTCTCCCTGAGCTACCTGCCCACGGCTGAGCGCCTGACGGTGGTGGTGGTCAAAGCCAAGAACCTCGTGTGGACCAACGGCAAAGTGACTGCAG ATCCCTTtgtcaaggtgtacctgctgcaggaCGGGAGGAAGATCAGCAAGAAGAAGACGGTGGTCAAGAGGGATGACACCAACCCCGTGTTCAACGAGGCCATGATTTTTTCGGTGCCGGCCATCGTGCTCCAG GACCTGTCCCTGCGGGTGACGGTGGCCGAGTGCGGCGAGGACGGCCACGCCGACAACACGGGCCACGTCCTCATCGGCCCAGCAGCCAGCGGGATGGGCATCACGCACTGGAACCAGATGCTGGCCACGCTGAGGAAGCCCGTCTCTATGTGGCACCCGCTCCGGCGAAACTAG